The DNA region AGGATCTTCAACTCCTTGCCAGAGCGACGCTCCCTGCGCTCCACCTTCTTCTCCTCCGGCTCATCAGGATCGCTTTCGCTGACCTCAGGCTCCAGTTCCGGCGAGCTATCCCTTCCGAAATTGGCATCGCTGGGTCGACGCGACCCGTCTAAGGATCCACCGCCCTGCATTCGCAGGAAAACGGGAAAGAAGGGATACACAGATTAGTGAGTGGATTAGTAAGGGGAACCTCGACCAGGGCCTGACTTTACCTGGTGCCGTGCTGCATGGTAGTGGTCGTAGTGGAAGCAATCGTCgtagtcgtcgtcgtcgtaaGCAAAGCAATTACTAATGTGCGGTCTGTTAGTGCTTGGTGTCGCCTTTTGCAAGAGAGCGTGAACGGGTTAATCGGTTAGTTGTTGCGCGGAGTGCAAGAGCAAAGCTTCCAGGTGGAAAGGAATGGCGACCGGACGTGTCCTAGACGGGTCATAACACAGCTTGGGTCTGGGGGGAAGCGGGATGCGGGAATCTTTCATGCAGCATGCGTCCGGCAGTTGGAGTTTAAGGTCGTCTACACACGAGATCTTTGGGCATTGTTCATATGTAAGTCCCATTTTATTTCGTTAGAATGTTTAATTTAagaatgaatatttaaatgtttaacaTGGCATGGCCAAGTCCATCATTGGATTAAAGAAAAAGTCTTGAACATTTGAGCTTTTCCCAGAaagttgatttttttttgcatgGAAATGTGTGTCAGCAAACAGATAGCAAAGGTAAGGGAAAAACatctttgaaaagtataaagTATGGCTTGCGACATGAAACACAAATCGAGCTTTGATAAAACATGGTCAGTTTCGAATTTCATTTTTCGGTTGccttttgtaaataattttattattcagTTTGTCTGATTCCGTCTCTACATCATGTCGTATACTGCATTCAATCAGATTTctggattttttttattggatCTTCAGACTCGTTTGCAAACCGTATTTAAGCAGGTATTTACGCACTAATAAGTAAGTTCTTGGTGATGAACAAGGTGTGCCCCCGGGTAATCCAATCGCAGACCCATCCCACAATTGTGTCAAGTGTTGTCAGCTGATCTGTTTCTCTGGCTACAGTGGCTACTAGGGCTACAGTACTACTAGGGATCTAAGGCGGAGTCTACGGATTGCGGTGGCTTCGTTAGCTGCTCCCGTCTACTTGCCGCCCTCAGCGGACGCAGCGAGGCGACGCCGGCGACactaaaaacaagaaagaagGACTAGCTTCCGAGTCCGATGCTTGGCATACCCTTGGAGATAGTTATGTTAACTGTACACGAACATTGAACTCAATTGGTTGTAATCCGTAATCCTAGTCTCAACTGACAACACTTTCAGCAGAATCCCAAAACTTTGGTGCCAAACGCGATCTCCAAACGGACTTACCTGCAGAGCTGCTGCTAGCTTGCGCTCGAGCAACTGAATCTGGCGGCGCTGCTCCTCGATTTCCGTCTTGGCCTCCACCAGCTGCTCGGCGGTGCTCTGATAGTTCTGCTCCACCTCCTTGGACACCTTGCGTGCGTCCTCCACTTCGCGCTTTAGGGAGTTGACGTAGGTCTGTTCGGCGGTGGGCGTGGGATCCATGGTGGCCACAATCACATTGGATCCGTACTCGAGATTCTTTTCGCGTGATTTCTCCCGTTCCAGTTCGGTCTCTAGGGTGCGGattttggccagcagcttCTTGTTCTCGCGATCCTGCGCCTCGCGGTTGCGCAGTTCCAGAGCCAGCATTTGTTTGGTGCTCTGCAGATCGTCGCGGATCTTGTCGATGTCATCCAGCTCGTCGGGACTCTCCTCGTCGATGGACATGGCCGATACGATGCTGGGCCGTGATCCGCCGGCTCCCAAGGCCGTGGCACTGCCCGGTCCGAGCGCATGGCTGCTGGGCGCCTCGCTGAGCATGTTGATCTTGGACTGCGACTTCTGCAGCTGTTCCTCGATGGTCATCTGTCGGCGGAACTTGCGCAGACCGTCTAGCACCGGCTTGCTGCGATCATTGGTCTTGGTTGGCTTCAACTTGATGCCGCCCTGGATCTGCTTGAGCAGCTTGTTGTGCGAGTTGCCCTTCTCCGTCTCGTAGATGAACTTGTCGTCCAGCTTGGTTATCGACTTGCACGTCAGGATGGGCTGAGATCTATAGAGATTTGTATtgttataatataaatttccagaacaatttttatttgcacttttgTACAGAGATATTCCTATTTGGTTGCTTAAACTTGTGCACAAAGGTTTAAGAGCTCATCCAGTTTTCAATTAAGCTTTAAGCAAAAGTCATTAACAATCGACGGGTAAAGTGGCGTTAGCACAGCAAATAGCTCAACGTACATTTGTGGTTTTAAATAACTTCGgtttccattccatttttaattatcGGGAGTATTGGAATCGTTAATTACTGCACAGCATGCGGACACCACTCACCTATCGTTGCAGGCCACATGGCGCAGCTTCTTGCCGCTCTCCACCTCCTTCATCATCTCGGACCAGTCGGGGCGCCTTCGGGGTCGAGTCCTGCGAATCGAAGCGAATCGGAATTATGGCCATCCTGTGCCTTAAAGGGAAAAGCTATCCCGATGCAGGATATTTGGGGCTGCAGTGGCTGCTGGGTTTGCTGGGTTTGCTGGGTCTGCAGGaggtcaggggtcaggggtcagtCGCCGGGCCTTCCACTCACCTGAGCTTCTCGAGGGTCTCCTTCTGTGTGCTGCTGAGCACTCTCTTCTCGCCGGGGGCTAGGGGCgggggcggcggtggcggGGCCTTGGGCACCAGCGAGGGCAGCGGCGGCGGGGCGGGAACTGCAACAATAAAACACGGAATGCACCCAAGTGGGTGGCGGTTATTCTCTGCCAGAATGTTGGGTGGAGGCACTCGTTGTAAGTGGTGCAAGTGGGCGCGAGGTTTGGTCGTTGGGCATTAGAGCAAATCGCCGGGCGCTGCGTGCACTCGCggttattaaatataattttaatttaatgagTTTGCAATTTGTGTcagttgtttgttgttctttcgGCTCCCGCGGGGTTCCTTAGTCCACCCGCCGGAGCATTTGCCACCCCACTATTTAGCAGTGCTTTGCGAGCAAAGTTGCACCATACATATCAATAGAGGGCAAAGAGAATGAATGGGTTTACACTTTAAACATTAATGGTTATTTATTCCTCTTCGGGCTTCCTAAAAGGTTCTGTCTCTACCAATGCCCCAATTGTATTGGTTACAATCTATTTTCTACTTTTCAACTACGCTTTTAGAAAAATAGCAGcaattaaattactttaatgCCAATTCTAGGCATTTCTAACATTTTCTCTACAAACTACTTTGTCAGCTGGATTATATgttttaaagaatttatttttagaattGCCCACTGTCTTGGAAGATGTCAGTTTATCATTTCCGCTTTCAGCTAAACACAATATGAATGGAAAAGGCTTATAGTCTGTTTATCTGAAGTTTCGCCTGGTGTAGGGGGCACCTAATAGGGTGGGAGCCTAGACACATGGCTGTCTCTGTCGGAAGTTGCAGCAGAGATTGAAAAGTTAGTGCTTGCCTCCGCTTCGGCCTCCGCCACCGCCTCGTCCTCGTCCCAGTCCTTCTCCCCCGGCGCTGTCTTGTCATGGAACGTGGACCTGGCTTTGATGGTGTTTTATTGCCTTAACACCATTCAATTCGGCTCACTGGGGGCGGCCGGCGGTGGCACCAAGGCGGGTGGCACAAAACtttgattgcattttttaCTTTGTCGGGTTTCGCTCGACTGGCTGCCGCACTCACTAGCCTGGGTTTTAAGTTAGTTTAAACTCTTCTGGCTGGGACCTTTTTCCGCCTTCACTTTATTTCTTATTCGTGTTCGTCTTGGTGTTCTGTTAACGAGGCCAATTAGGATTGGCAGTGTGTGCGAGACCCCTTGCAGCCAGCTGTTTCTAATAAATTTCCGCTTAAATTGTTCGCCTAACAATCTTCACTTGGCGATGTAATGCCTCTGATCCGGCGACCTCCCGTTTGCCCCGTGTGTCCACCAATCGCTCGCAAGTCGAGACCGTCCTCGCTACTTGGCCTCGTAATTAACAATTGAAAAAGTTGGCCACTTTCGATTTCTTTCTGACTCACACGCAGGCGTGCATCAAAATGATTTTctttcataattttttatcGAATGCTTTGCATTCCTTCATGCTTTTTTCCTTTCGGCTTGTTGTTCAAAAGTGTAAAAgtcaaacaacaaaaagaagagGAAAACAATGAAGGCACCACCAAGTGATGAAAAGCTGACAAATCTGTTAATTAGCTTTGTTTGAGTGAGTCCTGGCAGGAAGAAGGGGCAACGGCAGGGGGCAGGTTGCAGGAGATTGGATGCTTtatgggtgggtgggtgtgttACCAAGGCCACCCCGAGCTTTATCCTTTGTCTGAGCTCCGGTTCAGTCTGCCTTCtcctttttcggtttttcgctttttcggTTTCTCGGTTGCGCCTGGCTGGATCTGCACTTAATCTTTAAGTGGTTGGCTGCCTTTTGCGGTGCATTAGTATCCGAAATACTTTCCGAAACCCCCTTCAACCTGAGCGAAAAAGAGGTGGATAACTTGGCGAAACTGGAGAGGTAATGAAACTAATCCGAACTCGTGTTACTTTGCTGAATAAAATCAGAGCGAACGACCAACTTGATTATTGTCTAGAGCTCCGTTACCTCAAGCTACcgatcctgctgctgctcatgaATTTTCCCCAATTCCATTCCCCCATGTCTGCATGTTAATGAACTGCTTCTGGGGGGCTCTGATTAAAATACGTGGTCAACTTTTGGACAGCCAATTGAGGACGCGTTTAGTGAGCGTGAGTTGCGCTCAATTCGGTTTAGTAATTTATGGACAAAAGCTCTCCCCTTAACCACTAAACCCGCCTTCGAACCCCTGGCAGTTATCCTAAATCagtggcaaacaaaagtgGAAGCGGgcaagaaacaaaagaaagcaCAACAACATCACGCGAACTGAAACGAGGGAAGGGTGCCGGGCAGATAAAAGTCTTCATTCATTCATGTCGACaaaattatttcttatttaaataaaaagcaagCACTGCCACTGAAGATGAAGAGCAGGAGGTCCTGCTTCTCGGAGCTCTGAGCTGAGGCTACCCACTTAATATACCGCAAAGCCCGCACTTACGACGTCGCAGAATGAATAGCGGGGTATGTAAACATAAATTTTGCGAGCTCACTCTCGGTGTGGCATGGCAGTGTGGCATCCTCCTCATAAAGCGCCCTCCTCCTGGCTCATTGTGTTATCATCAGCGGAATATTCTATGCATGCACAAATGTTGCCGTTGTCATTGAATCAACCCGGAGGAGTGTGGAGTGTCGAGTCTTCAAAAACTGGCAAGTCCCAGCTAACTGGAGTGGGAAAGGGGAATCTTACTGGTTACTGGTTACTGGTTACTGCTTGCTGGTGGCTGGTGACTGGTTCCTGAGAAGTGGAGTCCTGGTCATGGACTGCTGCCAGCCGCCCGATGAGTGACTTCCCAGCTTCCCAGTTTCCCAGCTTCCAGGCTGTGCTCATTCATTGTCTGCCGGGGCATGATGAAGCACCGCTCAGCCAGCTCATATATTTCATGGCGCAGAATGGCAGGGAGTCGTTTCCCCAAAGCTCCCCCGTATGATTAGCGTTTCTGCCTTGGCCAGAACGCTGTGCGAAGGGGCTAACAGGGATTACATGGGGCTTTTTGTAAACTATTTGGAGCCCGATTAGCTCGGAAATGATGCAGTTGTTTCACCGTAAAATTCCAAGCGTTTCTCTATGATTTTACCCCAAAACCAAGTACATTTTCCTCTCTTCGATGTacattttacttattttagaATTTTGGAATCAGCTTAGGTTTCGAACTCTGTAATGTTTTGCTTTTACAATCATTAGTAATCCCAAAATATAATCTGCtcaagtttgttgatttagatTTTAAAGCGTACTTCTATTTCCAAGGTTTCCTAATCCAAAGCGTAATTCTGCTTTATTTTGTAGCATTTGTATAACCTCTTTATAAGTTAgatatcattttattttagagCTTTCTTTGTTTACCAAACACTTTTGCCGTTTCCGCTAGGCGGTAatcttcatttaatttcctttgtGCCTCCGGAGACGAACCGTAAGTCCAATtagaaaattcaatttcaatttggatTTGTTGTGGCGTCGTTTGGGGGACACTAATCCAATTATGCAGTCAACCATTTCATTGTCGCCCAGTATAATTATGGCCAACAGCAATTGGCCAATATTAgcaaatgtgtatgtgtgtgtgtgtgccactgAGCTTTGAACCATTTCCTTTTACGTCATTTTGACCACGCTACATCTAAATTTGAAAGAGCCTAATCATCTTTTATGCTTCGCTGGGTGGGCCACACACAGAAAAcccaaaatgaaaatcacCCTCACCTATTGAAAGTCGACGTTTCTAATGACAGCCAGACCCTATTctgcaccaccatcaccaaccacccaccgcaCCACCCATCGCTTGACCCTGGCAAACCACGCgacgaaaaaaacaaaaaagagagCTAAGagttttccaaaaaaaatgaagaagcAAGGAAATATGGGGCGCAGCCGTTACATGTCTCGCATCTACAGAGGGATACATAGAGATGAGgctcatttaaataaaagaaaatatttttcgtcCTGCCGCTTTTGGTCCTTTGAAGACATTCGAGCCTCTTAAGAGGGGAACTTGTGGCCAGCGCCGtcttttatttcgttttgttttttagtgGCGGATATTTGAATATAAATGGCGCATTTAGTTAGACTCTATCAAGCTCATTGCCATATATCTTTGGATGCTTTCGGCTCGGCCCCCACTTGCCGCTCTCCAGGATTCACTTCCAATTCGAGTCCGAGTTGCCTTTTATCATTCGATAGTTGCGAGTTTTTTCGGAGCAGGAAACTTAAGAGACCCGCACGCTGGCCGGCCGTGTCCTTGTGCCTCCTCGCCATTCCTCATTTGGCTTTAAAACATTCCATTTTATGTTGTAGTTTTGACAGAATGAGCAATAATCATGAATTTTGTCTTAGACCATAAAAAAGTACCCACTCCAC from Drosophila santomea strain STO CAGO 1482 chromosome 3R, Prin_Dsan_1.1, whole genome shotgun sequence includes:
- the LOC120452591 gene encoding glutamic acid-rich protein isoform X4 — translated: MGLDFLDEWFLSQVPAPPPLPSLVPKAPPPPPPPLAPGEKRVLSSTQKETLEKLRTRPRRRPDWSEMMKEVESGKKLRHVACNDRSQPILTCKSITKLDDKFIYETEKGNSHNKLLKQIQGGIKLKPTKTNDRSKPVLDGLRKFRRQMTIEEQLQKSQSKINMLSEAPSSHALGPGSATALGAGGSRPSIVSAMSIDEESPDELDDIDKIRDDLQSTKQMLALELRNREAQDRENKKLLAKIRTLETELEREKSREKNLEYGSNVIVATMDPTPTAEQTYVNSLKREVEDARKVSKEVEQNYQSTAEQLVEAKTEIEEQRRQIQLLERKLAAALQATPSTNRPHISNCFAYDDDDYDDCFHYDHYHAARHQGGGSLDGSRRPSDANFGRDSSPELEPEVSESDPDEPEEKKVERRERRSGKELKILRSKLTKLKVKEEAAKKEKDALKQAMKKNQGILKEENKKFKKLEKEVQKMAASMKLDEDDVDGEEKDEDEEEAEEEHASEEEEESDDESEESESEESEAETGSESEPEDSPNSAKKANVEPRVKKHESRFAAMKKCNVLLQANVDNLQDQIVQVRSRATNLQDELDAVIADLGF
- the LOC120452591 gene encoding DNA ligase 1 isoform X3, whose translation is MPFVTPRAGTSSASSAPGGRTTFRPPWVKDDGGTTATSSTTKPTATPWAKKTATTTTATPTTKENGEKSTATKPKATATTTAAAKKTPTTEPAKKAAEPVKKSSLATSTTATKKTPEPVNTKKAPEPVKKVAPTVGPKKPVATTSALKKKKEPTPPPESSSEEEESEEEEETEEETESEEEESEEESESEEEESEEEEDTTVDEKVPEHVKKAAQLRPTTVNKKPEPEIPAPPPLPSLVPKAPPPPPPPLAPGEKRVLSSTQKETLEKLRTRPRRRPDWSEMMKEVESGKKLRHVACNDRSQPILTCKSITKLDDKFIYETEKGNSHNKLLKQIQGGIKLKPTKTNDRSKPVLDGLRKFRRQMTIEEQLQKSQSKINMLSEAPSSHALGPGSATALGAGGSRPSIVSAMSIDEESPDELDDIDKIRDDLQSTKQMLALELRNREAQDRENKKLLAKIRTLETELEREKSREKNLEYGSNVIVATMDPTPTAEQTYVNSLKREVEDARKVSKEVEQNYQSTAEQLVEAKTEIEEQRRQIQLLERKLAAALQATPSTNRPHISNCFAYDDDDYDDCFHYDHYHAARHQGGGSLDGSRRPSDANFGRDSSPELEPEVSESDPDEPEEKKVERRERRSGKELKILRSKLTKLKVKEEAAKKEKDALKQAMKKNQGILKEENKKFKKLEKEVQKMAASMKLDEDDVDGEEKDEDEEEAEEEHASEEEEESDDESEESESEESEAETGSESEPEDSPNSAKKANVEPRVKKHESRFAAMKKCNVLLQANVDNLQDQIVQVRSRATNLQDELDAVIADLGF